The genomic DNA ATTAAGGCTGCTGTTTTGCCCATGTGAATTTGTTCAAGCGTATGTTGATCTAAATTTGGGTTGTTTTCATGAAGAAGGTCTAGCATTTGTCCTCCCACCATGCCACATGCACCAGACTTTTGACTGATATATGACATGATTTGAGTTTTTTTCTCTGCGCTAAGATCCCATTGAGGAGAAGATAAAATTTCAAAAGCCATATTTAATAAGGCGTCTCCGGCAAGAATAGCCGTGGCTTCATCAAAAGCAATATGACAGGTTGCTTGACCGCGACGTAAACTGTCATCGTCCATGGCAGGTAAGTCATCATGAATAAGAGAGTAAGTATGAATGCACTCTATGGCCGCTGCAATGGGCGTGATTTGATCAATGTTCTTTGCACCTAAGTCTTTTGCTAGAGCAAAACTCAATGCTGGTCTAATACGTTTTCCTCCGGCAAATAAGCTGTATTCACACGCCTCCTTTAAACGAGGAGATAAATTGTTATGTTGTTTTAGATAGGTCTTAAGATAACGATCACAGCAATCTTTGCTAAACTGCAAAAGTTGGGTAAGTTGTGGAGACGTCATCGCGATTAATCAGCCAGGTCTTGTTTTTTCAGTTGTTGCATTAGCTGATCAACTTTTTCTTCAGCTTCAGTAATTTGTTGGGTACAAGTTTTTGACAGGTTGATTCCTTTTTCAAACAAGTCCAAAGATTTTTCTAAGGGCATATCTTTGGATTCAAGTTGATTGACAATAGATTCTAGCTCATCCAAAGCCACTTCAAAGGCAAGTTTTTTAGATTTTTTTTCGACCATTGTTGTTATCCTTCAAGAAAAATTCTACTCACATAAAAACTGACCAAAATAAGAAAGCCGCCCAAGAGAAAGAGAAGCGTATGTCCAAAAACTCGACGCCGTTTTTTAATTTCACTGATGGATAAACCCATTATAATAATACAAAACCCCAAAAATACAGTTTCTAAGGTGATGGTGTAGATAAAATTAAGAATGTTTTGTGTACTCCAGCCAAACATGATTGGCAGAAATAGCATAAAATGATCGTCTAGTCGATAGCAATAGTTATGTCATAGCTTTTGATCGCACAGCTCTTAATGCAATTTTTCAATAATGGTCTGTAAATTAAAATAAGCTTTTTTTTGTTAAAGTAGATAATACGGAAGTTTTTCATGACGCATGAGGAGGAGCGTGTTAATATTGCCCAGTCTTGAAAGAAAATCAGGTGTATAAATTATCTAATGGTTTGAATGTCTTGCTGTGTCCGCGCCCAGATGAAAAATTGGTGTGCTCTATGCTGTGGGTCAATGTTGGCTATGAACATGAGTCCAAGCATAATTTGGGTATAGCGCATATGCTAGAGCATTTGTATTATCGAAAAAAAATCATAGATCATACAGGGAATAAAAGTAGTGTGTTGCAAAGCATGCGTAAATATGGCGCTGTGCACAATGCCGTTACAGCTCAAGACCATACACATTTTTATGCAGTAACTACAAAAGAAAACTTCTTCCCAATTGTTTCTGCACAACTGCAAGCGATATTATCCAATCACTATGACAATGAAGATTTACAACTGGAAAAATCAGTCATATTTGAGGAATTGAAAAAAAAGCTTTTTAATTCACACATTCAAGGCCGAGAAGCTCTTTTATCCATGATTTTTCCTGACAATGACGGCTTAAAAGAGCGCAGTCTAAAGGACAAGACCATTGATTTAGAGTTAAAAGACATTAAAGACTTTCATCAGCACTATTATCAAGCGCAAAATATAAACTTATGTATTTATGGCAGTTTTAGCCCAGATCAAACACTAGAGCATTTGGAGCAGTGTTTAAAGGATAGGGTTGAAGAAATGAGTATAGAAAAAAATTCAGCGCAAGCAGCTAACATCAACTCTAAACCAAGTGTATTAAGTCATAGTTTGAATTACAAACGTGTTTTATTTGATCAAGCTCATAGTCATTGTAAATTTGGCTTTGAATTTCCTCTTAACTTAAATCGTATGATTTTGGCAGACTTACTTGCCATTATGTTAGGCAAAGGGAAAAGTAGTATTTTAGGAAAAAACTTTGGTGATCATGCAGGCAGTACAGTTTTACACTTTAATCAAAAAAGTGTTTTTTTATTAGAAGCAGAGTGTGAAGTTAGAAATTTAGCGCAAACACAAGAGATACTCCTGAGTAGTTTGTATGCTCTTGCAAAAGACATCAATGAGAACACTGACTTGGTCAAAAGTGATATGCAAAAAGCAAAAAACATATTGCATAGCAATTACTTTTCTCAAGACTTAAGCCTGATTAACGCAACTTACAAGCAGTGCTACATGAATCATTGTTTGCAGCAATTAGCTTTGGATCATGATGAAATAAGTTATTTAGAGACCTTAAAAAATATACAGTTAAAAGATGTACAGCAGTTTATTCACGATTATTTAAATTTCTCTCAAGCCAAAATTTTAGAAATGGTTCCCAAACATATGGGTCATGCTTATGAAGCTGAACAGAAAATAGCCTCTCTACAAAAGCGAATTGATCAGTACCTCAACAGTTATAACAGCAAAAAAGTTGAAAACACGGAATCCTCAGAAGTTTTAGAGCATACCTTTTTTACTGAGCAAAGCGTTGAATCAAATGAGCAAGATAGGTTTAGGCAACAAAGTTTTGCTTGTGGCGCACAGCTGATCTACTGTCAAAAACCAAAAGTGCAAATGGCAAATCTAAGCATTCGTTTTAAAGGTGGCCGTTTAGAAGAAACTTTTACAAGCAGTGGGTATACCAATGCGTCTTTAGGCTTGTTGGCACAAGCAACCATGCATCAAAGTCAACTTGAATTTAAAGATAACCTAGAAGCGCATGGTATACAATTAAGCTATGATGCATCTGCAGATCACTTTGGTTACTCCATGACCTTACCTCAAGTTAATTTAAAACAAGGTTTAAGGACGATCTCAGATATGATCATGGAACCTTATGTTAATGCTGACCTGTTGGAACAAGAAAAAAACAAAATTTTTAATCAACTCGCGGGTATTGAAAAAGATTTATTCTTTAAACCTGTAGAACTTTTTTATCAGGCCCTGATGGGAATTCACCCTTACGCATGGCCACGATATGGACATGCGGCTTCAATCATGAACGTGAATGCTGAAAATATTTTAGATTGGCATAAAGAACATTTTTGTTTGTCTAATATGGTTATTGCTTACGTTGGCCCTGCACCTTATGCACAAGTCCAAGAAATGGTATTGTCACAGTTTGATTTAAATTCTGGTGTGAACAAGGAAGAAAAAAAAGGTGTATTATCATTTATGCCGCCACGTAGCCCAGTAGAAAATATTGCGATGACTAAAGGATCGCAAGTCGGCTTTGTTTTTGGTTTTAAAGGTGTTAAATTTAATGATAACGATAAAGTTGTTTTAGATTGTTTGGCACATATTTTATCAGGTTTGGGTGGAAGGCTGTTTAATGAGCTTAGGGATAAACGAGCTTTGGTTTATCAAAGTATGGCTTACAACATTGCGTTGCTTAAAGCGGGAGCTTTTTTTGTTTATGCTAAAACCAACTTAAAGCATGAAGAGGAAGTGAAAAACAGAGTTTTGGTTGAATTTGAGCGACTTAAAAGCCAAGTTGTCTCTCAACAAGAGCTTAGTGAAGCTATAGAGTGTGCTATTTGTCAACATGCGGTAGATATGCAAGCTTCAAGTAGTTTGGCCTATTTAATGGCTGAATCCGCAATCAATGGTGGTCAAATGCAAGACTTGTTTGAATATGAACACAAGTTAAAAAAAGTTAATATTGGTCAAGTTAATGAATGTGCAAATAAAATTTTTGATTTGGATCATAGTGCTATAGGTGTTTTAAGAGGCAAAGCATGACTTTGGAACAATTTATTGATCAATATAAATGTGATAATGCTCAAGCTATAAGTGTTGTTGTTTTTTGCCAAGAATCAAATATTTTTGCTTGTACTCAAAAGTTAAAAGACCTTGAACAATCAGAACATATAAAAATTGTGATCCAGCCATGTCCTTATGAGGGGATTGAGTTTTTATTCAGAACACCAATGAATATTCCTCAATCTTTCTTAGGAGAAGAGACAGATTTTTTTTGGCAGGGCGTGTTTATCAAGCGAGTTGATTTACTCAAGCAAGCAAGTTTGGCACATTACTCTTTTTGGCTTGCCATTTTACAGCAAGAGATAGCTCAACTTGAACAAGCAAAAAAGGAACTATTAACATGCATAGTAAGCAACTAAAATTAAATTGGAGTTATTTTATTCTTGGCCTAAGCTTTTTGATTTTAGGATCATGTGCATCACAGTTTTCAACTGTGGATCGTAGGCAAAGACAAAAAAAAGTTTTTAGACTGTTTACACAAAGCCCACTAAAAACATTGCATCCAGGTCAACTCAAAACATATACTGAAACCATATTAGGTTTACAGCTACATGAGCCTCTATTGTATGTTGTTCCTGAGACAGGAAAGATTGTTCCTTTGGCAGCAGAAAGCTATAGCCAGAGTTTTGATGAAAAAAGCATTACGTTTAAACTCAGGTCTGATTTAAAATGGTCAAATGGCCAAGACATAACAGCGGATGACTATGTTAATACTTTAAACTACATCTTAAATAAAAATAATAAGAGCCCGCATATTACAAAATTAATTCATATTAAAGGGGCTCAAAAACTAATTGAAGGTGAAATTCTATCGCCAAATGAATTGGGTGTGCAATCTTTAGGGAAAAGAATAATTAAAATTCAATTTGAACATTATGATTTAAGAACTATTATGTTGTTTGCTCGACCATGGACAGGGCCTTTGAGAAAAATTAACACTATGGATTCTTTACAAACACAACAAGACTTTTCATCATGGGTAGGCAATGGTTTGTTTATTCCAGTAAGAAAAAATAGTGAAGTTATTTTATTGCGTAAAAACCCTTATCATCGATGGGCCAGTAAAATTGAACTAGATGAAATCAGTCTTTTTTACAATAAAAGTTTAGAAAATATAGAGAAAGTAGGACCTCAACAAGTTCATGTAGTTGGAAACAGAGGTTTTTCAATTGATTTTGATGAGTATAAAAATCATTTTGTACAGCATGGTTATAAGTATATTTATGAGCCAGATTTATTAACCATGTTTTTAAGGCTTAATAATAAGCATCAGAATTTACAGGACGTTGCTATCCGTAGAGCAATTGCCATGTCAATCAATAGAGATTTTATTAAACAATCCTTACACTTTAACAATTATCAGGCAGCGTATTCAATGATGCCCAAAAATGTTTTGGGATATCAACCGCCATTGGGATTTTCATTTTCAAAAACAAGAGCTATAAATGAACTTGAAAGCTTGGGTTACTGTGTTGAGAAGGGTCGGAAAAACTGTAAAAAATTAGGAGAATTACAGTTTATGTATGTTGATACGGCTCGCAATGAAAAAATAGCTTTGGCAATTCAACAACTTTTTTTAAATGCTTTGCCCTTTAAAAGAGTAGTTTTACAAGCCGAAAAACAAAGCAAATTTGATCAAAGAGTTGTTAAAGGTGATTTTGATATAGCCATTGATACAGTGGGAGCTTTACCTGATAATGCATTCGGCATTTTGGAAGCCTTTTTACCCAGCAGAGCCAGTGCGGGTAGTTTTTATCATATTGGTTTTGAGAAAACTTTGAAAAAGGCTTTTACTCATGAGTACTGGCCTCAAGTTTTGCAAGGAATTAGGCAGGCTGAAGGTGTTCTTTTAGATAGTGTTGAGCTGGTTCCCATTTTTCATATTACCACTGGCCGTGTTATCAGTAATAAAGTTAAGGGATTTAAGCCCAATATTTTTTCTGAACAAGTGTATTCAACCATTAATATTAAATAATAATATAAAATTAAGGAGCATAGGATGATTCGTAATAATATTTTAGAATGTGTGGGAGACACTCCAATTGTTCGTTTAAATAAAATTGGTCAAAACTTTGAACATGAGCTTTTGGTAAAAGTTGAGTTTTTTAATCCAGGAAGTTCAATTAAGGATAGAATTGCCAAGCAAATGGTAGATGATGCGGTTGCTGAAGGTAAATTAAAAGAAGGCGGCACAATCATAGAGTGTACTTCAGGAAATACAGGAATGGGACTAGCAATGGTAGCCTGTGTAAAAGGGTTTAAATGCATATGCGTGATGCCGGATAAAGTATCTAATGAAAAAATAAAAATTTTAGAAGCCATGGGGTGTCAAGTTGTGGTGACACCAACTGCGGTAGAACCTGATGATCCTAGAAGTTATTACTCGGTAGCAAAAAAATTGGCAGAAGAAACTGAAAACTCATTTTATGTTGATCAATACCACAATCCTTCTAACCCAAAGACACATTTACTTAGTACTGGACCTGAAATTTACCAACAGCTTGGAGGCGAGCTGGATTATTTGGTCGTGGCTAGTGGAACCGGAGGAACTTTGTGTGGAACAGCAAAATATTTAAAAGAAAAAATTCCACATTTAAAAGCCATTTGTATCGATCCTATTGGCTCCATATATTATGATTATTTTAAAACTGGTGAAATACCTAAAGTGGTAACAAGTTATAAAGTGGAAGGTTTTGGTGAAGACTTCATGCCAGATACCATTGATTTTGATTTGATCGATGATGTCATTCAAGTATCTGATAAAGAGTGCTTTGATATGACTAGAGAGTTGGCTGCCAAAGAAGGTATTTTTGCTGGCGGATCATGCGGTGGAGCTATTGCTGGCGGCTTGAAAGTAGCAGAAAAAACAGAAGGTAAGAAAAGATTTTTAATGATTTTACCGGATAGCGGTTCACGGTATATAAGCAAAGTTTATGATAATACCTGGCTAAAAGAAAACGGTTATATCTAATGATGGATAAAACAAAGCTCAATTTTGCAAGTAAGGCTATTCATGTTGGTCAAGAACCGGATGAAAAAACAGGATCAGTTATTGTTCCACTGTATCAGACCAGCACGTATGCACAAAAGTCTCCAGGTGAGCATTTAGGCTATGAGTACTCGCGTACAGACAACCCTACAAGACATGCTTATGAAAAGTGTCTAGCATCATTAGAAAAAGCGCAGTATTGTGCTAGCTTTGCTTCTGGAATGGCAGCCATTCACTGTATTGTTGAAAGTTTAAATAAAAATGTACGTATCGTTTGTAGCGATGATGTCTATGGTGGGACATTCAGACTCTTTGATAAAGTATTTTCTAAGCATGGTTTGTATTTTGATTATCTAGATTTTTCTAATCTCAGCCAAGTAGAAGATTTTTTTAAACAACATACTGTAGATGTGTGCTGGATAGAAACTCCCAGCAATCCCATGCTTAAATTGATTGATATAAAGAGCTTGAGCCAAATTTGCCAAGACAATGGTGTTAAGCTGGTTGTTGATAATACTTTTGCCAGTCCATTTATTCAAAATCCGTTGATTCAAGGCGCCGATATGGTTGTTCACTCAACCACCAAATATATTGGAGGGCACTCTGATGTAGTTGGTGGAGCCATCATGTGTAATGATGAGGAGTGGTTTAAAAAAATTAAGTTTTTACAAAACTCAATTGGAGCCGTACCTTCAGCTTTTGATTGCTGGTTATCTTTAAGAGGGCTTAAAACCTTGGCCTTAAGAATGCAAAAACACTGTCAAAATGCTGTGGAAATAGCAGACTTTTTGAGTAGCCATGCTAAAGTAAAGCAGGTTATTTATCCTGGCTTAGAAGACCATCCAAATCATTATCTTGTGGGACAACAAATGCAAGGCTATGCTGGTGGCATGTTAAGTGTTAACCTTGACTTGAGTTTAGAGCAAACCAAAGCTTTTTTACGGCACTTAAACTTGTTCATTTTAGCAGAAAGCTTAGGTGGAGTGGAGTCTTTGATTGAGCACCCCGCTATTATGACCCATGCCAGTCTGCCAGCAGAAAAAAGAAGAGCTTTGGGAATAAGCGATGCATTCGTCCGTATTTCTGTTGGCATTGAAGACATTAATGATCTTAAACAAGATCTTGAACAGGCTTTATCAAAAGTTTAAGGTAAAAAGATATAATCAAGGCTTAGAATAAGCATTCAAGTAGACATTTTATGAAATTAAAGTAAAATTTATTTTATGATATATATTGTGCTCGCTTTACTCTTGTTATGTGTTGGAATTTTACTTGGAATTTACAACCGTTTGGTACGTTTAAAAAACAGGTATAAAAATGCTTTTTCACAAATAGATGTCCAGTTAAAACGCCGATATGATCTTATTCCTAATTTAGTAGAAGTCAGTAAAAAATATATGGAACATGAAAAAGAGACTTTAACGGCTGTTATTCAAGCTAGACAACAAGCTTCTGGTATTGCGAATCAATTAAAAAATAATTTAGGTGATAGCGGTTTGTTGGATAAACTATCGCAAGCAGAAAGTTCATTAAGTTCAGGTTTAGGGCGTTTATTTGCAGTTATGGAAAATTACCCAGAGTTAAAAGCCAATGAAAGCATGGCACAATTATCCGAAGAACTCAAAAGCACTGAGAATAAAATTTCATTTTCACGGCAATCTTACAATGATGCTGTGATGGTTTACAATACTGCAAGAGAAGTTTTTCCCAATAATATGATTGCAGGTATGTTTGCTTTTAATCCAGTTGCACAGCTTAAGATTGCTGAACAAGAGCGCAACACGCCAAAAGTTAAATTTTAGCTTTGGATTTTTTTAGTCAACAAAGAAAAAGAAAACAAGTATCTAAACTGTATATTGTTTTATTTATCACGGCTGTCGTACTGATAGATATTGCTTTATGTTTGTGTTCAGATTGGGTGCTAAAGAGTTATGTTGATGGTCGGTTTCAACGATATTTTCTTATCAGCGGTGTATTTTTTATTGGTTTAAGTATTTCGTTTCTAAAAATGCGTTTGGGGCCAGCCTCTGATGCCAACAGTATCATGAAGTACCTTGGTGCCAAATCGCTTTTGGATAAAGATCTAAGCCAAAAAGAATTGATTTTAAAAAATTGTGTTGAAGAAATGGCCATTGCTTCAGGAGTACCATGCCCAAATATGTATTGCTTTGAAAATGAAACGGGCATGAATGCTATGGCAAGTGGCTATAGCATTCATGACAGTGCCATTGCTATTACCCAAGGCTGTTTAGATCATCTTAACCGAGATGAACTTCAGGCAGTCATTGCGCATGAGTTTGGCCATATATTATCTGGAGATACGCGTATCAATATGTTGATGATGGCAGCTTTAAATAGCATCAGTTCAATTTATTTGTTTGGAAAGTTTTTAGTCTATCCAGGTAAAAAAACATTTCGCGGTAAAGGTGGAGTGTATCAAATTTTTCTTGGTCTGCTTTTGATGGTGATAGGGAGTTTAGGACAAATGTTTTCTAAGATCATAAAAGCAGCTTTGTCCCGGCAAAGAGAATTTCTTGCTGATGCTTTGTCTGTTCAATTTACTCGAAACCCCAGTGCATTAACTGGGGCATTAAAAAAAATTGGTGGTGATCGATGGGGCTCACAGGTGTTTAATCCTAAGATTGAAAAAGTGAGTCATATGATGTTTTGTGAGCTTCATTTAAGTCAAAACTTTTTATTGCCGATCATGGCTTCTCACCCAAGTTTAGAAGATAGAATAAGGGTCTATGAAAAAAAATTTGATGGTGTTTTCCCTCAAACCAGAAAAAAAGAAGTTTCTCCCGGTGTAGAGTCACAATGGCTGCAAGACAAACCCTCTATTTTACTGGGTGGTATGATTTCACCCATTGATACCGTGTATGCAGCCCATTTTTTAAAAGATTTAAACCTAAAAGATTACCGTTGGCTAAGATCTAAAGAGCAGTTAAAAGCAAAACTCTGTGCCATATACAGTTCAAAAAACGAAGCTGTATTTTTGCTACAAAAAAAGCTTTTAAACAAGTATTTATCAGAAGATGAGCTGAAAACCTATAGCATGGCTAGGGATTTTTTTAATAAGCATAGCTACAATGAAAAGATAGGTATTCAAGATTTACTTATCCCTATACTTAAAAAACAAAGACATGATCTCTTGTTTGAAATCAACAGTCTATTAAAAAAAGTAATTGATTGTGATGGGAAAATATCTTTGTTTGAGTGTGTTGCATATCAAATTTTTAAATTAAACTGTATACCCAACAAAGTTTCTCACAATAAAACTCAGTTAAAAACAGACGAAGCCTTGGTGATTGTTTTATCCAGTTTAAGTTATGCCTCAATAAGCAAAGATCCGGTTGAACAAAAACAAGCATTTTTATCGGGGATCACTTTTTTCTATCGTCATGGACAATATGAGTTGTTTAAAAAAGATGAGTTTAGTCATAACTTATTGTTGCAAGCCTTAGAAAATTTAAAAAAACTGGCTTTTTATGAACGGCAAAAATTATTGGCTGCATGCTATAAAATCATAAGTTATGATCACAATGTTTCTGAAAAGCAAGCAAGTATTGTACGTCTTTTAGGCGAGTATTTAGAAATTCCAATGCCTATATCTACGTATCAAAGCTTATTGACGGCTCAAAGGGTATAGTCTTGATTGATTTGATTAAAGCTTTGTTTTAAACTCTATTCCTAAACCCAAGCCACTTTTGTCTGTTGAAAAACCGTTGTATCTGTATTCAGCAACAGCGTACATTTTTTTATAAATATTAATCCCCAATTGATGTTCAGTTACTGTTGTTGTTGAACCATCAATGAAGTTATGGTCAAAAAAACCAGACAAGTACATGCGCTTACTTAAGGTTTTGGGGAAAAGTAGCCAATAATAATAATGTTCTAATTGCCAGGTGTAACCAGAAAGACTGTTAAATTGTAGTGGAAACCAGTTGAGAGTATAGTTAAGATAAAGAGATTTAAAAAAGTTTCTTAAGGCTTGTGTTTGTGAGATTTTCCAACCTATGCCTGTGCGTAAGGTGTCGTTATCAGTGCCGCCAGCAAGTGCCCATTGGTTTACCCAGTGTAAAGGAGCGTTATTAAATATTGACCAATAGATATTTTGTTCACTGTAAAAACTTGCAATATCTTCATTGCTTTGACCAAACTGAGACTCAAAGTTAGTAAACGAAAAATAACTCAGTTTTGATGAAAAGTTAATTCCTAACTCTAAAGTATAAACACTCAGATTTCTTGTGTCATATGGGTAAAGATTGAAGTTGGCAAATCCTGAGGACTTGGCCAATACACATGAAGAAAATAAAACAAGGCAAGTTAACAAATGTTTCATAAAACACGAAAATAGCAAAAAGTACTTTGTTCGTAAACTACAAACGTATCTTACCTTCTATATATATTATAACTATGAATGCGTGGGTAAGGGCGTGGGTTGATTTTTAGAAATAGTCTGTAGTTCTTTGGGTAACTGAAACAAGACGTCTTCTTTGATAAAATTAAAATCTTCTTCTTTGAACCCTAAGGGTTTGAGTTGTTCAACAACCTCTTGAACCAGATATTCTGGAGCAGAAGCACCGGCGGTTAAACCAATGATTTTTTTATCGTTGATCCAAGATGCTTGAATCTGATTAGCAGAGTCTATCAAGTAACCAGGGACACCAAGACTGCTGGCCAGCTCAGCCAATCGTTTTGAGTTAGAGCTGTTTTGTGAACCAATAACCAATAAGAGATCAATACCAGCTTTAACCAGTGCCCTTACTGCATCTTGTCGATTTTGTGTGGCATAGCAAATATCACCTTTGGGTGGTGTGGTTAGCTTAGGATATTTTTCTTTTAAGGCATCAATTAGAAATTTAGCCTCATCCACACTTAATGTTGTCTGGGTCAGTGCAACAACTTTTTCAGGATTAATGTTTTTTAAGTGCTCTATATCGGCTAAGGAACCCACAATCTGAATAATATCAGGAGCTTCACCAAAGGTACCTTCAACCTCTTCATGTTCTTTGTGACCAATAAGAACGATTGAATAATTTAACTTCTTGTATTTATGAACTTCTGAGTGAACTTTGGTGACCAAAGGACAGGTTGCATCAATAATTTTCAGTTGTTTAGCTTTTGCTTCTTCTCTTACTTGCGGAGAGACGCCGTGAGCACTAAAAATAACTCTGGCATTTTGCGGAGCTTCAGATAATTCTTCAATAAAAACAACACCTTGATCTTTAAATGATTGAACAACTGATTGGTTATGAACAATTTCTTTTCTAACATACAAAGGCGTGCCATAATGTTTTAAGGCAAGATCAACAATATCAACAGCACGGACAACGCCAGCACAAAATCCACGAGGTGAAGCTAGGAGAAGTTTTTTCATGATGATTACTATTAGAAGAGATTTAAGATGGATGCAAGCTTTGTTTTTGTTCTTTTCACTGACACTGTATAAGTCAGTAAAAGCCAATGAACATCAGCTATTGACCCATAAGTTAAAAAAAATTTTTACCGATGCTCAGCATAAAAAAGACTTTTCAAAAGAATATACTCAACTCAATACGCTATCAGAACAAGAAAAAAAGGCTTTATTGGTGGTCTGGGAATCTCCAGCTTATCCATGGAAGTGGCGCTGGTTGAGCGTGATGTATATGGCAGAACATATGATGCCTGAAGCAGAAAAAATAATTATTCAAGGGCTTCAAGATCCACTGTTTTTAATTCGCTTAGCCAGTATTAAAGCCCTAGCATCACAAACAGACCTTAAAACCTATCATCCATATTTAATTTCATGTTTGAAAGATGATTCTTTGGTTGTTAGAAAAGCGGCGATTCAAGCCTTATCTGTGCAGCCCAGTCAAAAAGTGATTCAAGCCATAGAGAAAGCTATGTTTGATGACAAGAATCGTTTACAAAATGAACAAGATTTAATGGGTATTTTAAAAAGTATGCTGGATGTCATTGTGCAGTACAATGATAAACAATCAATTCATACCTTAGCCAAGCTTATTCAAAGAACAAACATGCAGTCTCAATTTAAAATTCACGTATGCAATGCTTTTAAAAGTTTGGTTGAAAATAATGCGTTATCAATAAAAAAATCTAATTTTGATCAGCAGAGTGATTGCGCATACCACTGGCAACGATGGTATACCAAGCATCAAAGTTCAATATAATTTTATGGCTTGATATCACGCCAAACTTTGGCTCTGTGATTCAGGTAAAAATACATGGGGATTTTAAGCGATGATTTACAGGCTTTACTGCGGAATTTT from bacterium includes the following:
- the ispH gene encoding 4-hydroxy-3-methylbut-2-enyl diphosphate reductase — its product is MKKLLLASPRGFCAGVVRAVDIVDLALKHYGTPLYVRKEIVHNQSVVQSFKDQGVVFIEELSEAPQNARVIFSAHGVSPQVREEAKAKQLKIIDATCPLVTKVHSEVHKYKKLNYSIVLIGHKEHEEVEGTFGEAPDIIQIVGSLADIEHLKNINPEKVVALTQTTLSVDEAKFLIDALKEKYPKLTTPPKGDICYATQNRQDAVRALVKAGIDLLLVIGSQNSSNSKRLAELASSLGVPGYLIDSANQIQASWINDKKIIGLTAGASAPEYLVQEVVEQLKPLGFKEEDFNFIKEDVLFQLPKELQTISKNQPTPLPTHS
- a CDS encoding LemA family protein, which produces MIYIVLALLLLCVGILLGIYNRLVRLKNRYKNAFSQIDVQLKRRYDLIPNLVEVSKKYMEHEKETLTAVIQARQQASGIANQLKNNLGDSGLLDKLSQAESSLSSGLGRLFAVMENYPELKANESMAQLSEELKSTENKISFSRQSYNDAVMVYNTAREVFPNNMIAGMFAFNPVAQLKIAEQERNTPKVKF
- a CDS encoding HEAT repeat domain-containing protein; this translates as MMITIRRDLRWMQALFLFFSLTLYKSVKANEHQLLTHKLKKIFTDAQHKKDFSKEYTQLNTLSEQEKKALLVVWESPAYPWKWRWLSVMYMAEHMMPEAEKIIIQGLQDPLFLIRLASIKALASQTDLKTYHPYLISCLKDDSLVVRKAAIQALSVQPSQKVIQAIEKAMFDDKNRLQNEQDLMGILKSMLDVIVQYNDKQSIHTLAKLIQRTNMQSQFKIHVCNAFKSLVENNALSIKKSNFDQQSDCAYHWQRWYTKHQSSI
- a CDS encoding M48 family metalloprotease; protein product: MDFFSQQRKRKQVSKLYIVLFITAVVLIDIALCLCSDWVLKSYVDGRFQRYFLISGVFFIGLSISFLKMRLGPASDANSIMKYLGAKSLLDKDLSQKELILKNCVEEMAIASGVPCPNMYCFENETGMNAMASGYSIHDSAIAITQGCLDHLNRDELQAVIAHEFGHILSGDTRINMLMMAALNSISSIYLFGKFLVYPGKKTFRGKGGVYQIFLGLLLMVIGSLGQMFSKIIKAALSRQREFLADALSVQFTRNPSALTGALKKIGGDRWGSQVFNPKIEKVSHMMFCELHLSQNFLLPIMASHPSLEDRIRVYEKKFDGVFPQTRKKEVSPGVESQWLQDKPSILLGGMISPIDTVYAAHFLKDLNLKDYRWLRSKEQLKAKLCAIYSSKNEAVFLLQKKLLNKYLSEDELKTYSMARDFFNKHSYNEKIGIQDLLIPILKKQRHDLLFEINSLLKKVIDCDGKISLFECVAYQIFKLNCIPNKVSHNKTQLKTDEALVIVLSSLSYASISKDPVEQKQAFLSGITFFYRHGQYELFKKDEFSHNLLLQALENLKKLAFYERQKLLAACYKIISYDHNVSEKQASIVRLLGEYLEIPMPISTYQSLLTAQRV